A single region of the Mycteria americana isolate JAX WOST 10 ecotype Jacksonville Zoo and Gardens chromosome 10, USCA_MyAme_1.0, whole genome shotgun sequence genome encodes:
- the LOC142415026 gene encoding uncharacterized protein LOC142415026 gives MFFLVIFIFTCAANAGLSLNISDSCPSMCKCAPEEIIHCNRAGLRALPGEIAASTVSLNLSNNYLRILTTNTFRNLTFLHSLWLDGNNLTFLSPGTFHALSKLRELHLSRNSRLTYLHANTFRGLLNLISLDLSHCNIFEIHPLLFSHLPSLERLDLASNNMRYVPQAFRNLSSLTRLSLEGNHIEAIGRDSLKDLETLYDLNLRKNRIWIIQNGAFTKLLRLGMLNLGHNFIADLPNQLFDGLIQLKTMHLEANRITAVDCTFRHLLNLRNLYLNNNQISSISDSAFSYLNKLHFLHLSKNNLSSLPIRLFAELPKLKYVFLSHNPWKCDCKMLWFWRWTATRRGAIQGLHCAFLGPHNTTALYVPHPGDLMDCTVPPELASEDKCRVAGTSVAPGPPALPSKIILLALVCHAWYFARGWDTSMATF, from the coding sequence ATGTTCTTTCttgttatatttatatttacttgtGCAGCAAATGCTGGACTGAGTCTGAATATCTCTGATTCATGCCCAAGCATGTGCAAATGTGCACCTGAGGAGATTATCCACTGCAACAGAGCTGGACTGAGAGCCCTCCCTGGAGAAATAGCAGCATCCACCGTCTCTCTAAACCTCTCCAATAATTATTTGCGGATTCTCACCACCAACACCTTCAGAAACCTGACTTTCCTCCACAGCCTCTGGCTAGATGGAAACAATCTGACTTTCCTGTCCCCGGGGACCTTCCATGCTCTCAGCAAGCTGCGAGAGCTGCACCTCAGCAGGAACTCACGCCTCACCTACCTGCATGCAAACACTTTCAGAGGACTATTAAACCTTATCAGCCTGGATTTGTCCCACTGCAATATCTTCGAAATCCACCCACTTCTATTTTCACACCTGCCTTCTTTAGAAAGACTTGATTTAGCCTCCAATAACATGCGGTATGTCCCACAAGCCTTTAGGAACCTCTCCAGCCTCACAAGGCTGTCCCTGGAGGGCAACCACATAGAAGCCATTGGCAGAGATTCCCTGAAGGACCTGGAAACCTTGTACGATCTGAATCTCAGGAAGAATCGGATATGGATCATTCAAAATGGCGCTTTTACAAAGCTTCTCAGATTGGGCATGTTAAATTTAGGACACAACTTCATCGCTGATTTGCCTAATCAGCTTTTCGATGGGTTGATCCAGCTCAAGACCATGCACCTTGAAGCCAACAGAATCACTGCTGTCGACTGCACCTTCAGACATCTGCTGAACTTGAGAAACTTGTACCTGAACAACAACCAGATCTCCTCGATCTCAGACTCCGCTTTCTCGTACCTAAACAAGCTGCACTTCCTTCACCTGAGCAAGAAcaacctcagctccctccccatCCGCTTGTTCGCTGAACTGCCAAAACTGAAGTACGTGTTTTTATCCCACAACCCCTGGAAATGCGACTGCAAGATGCTTTGGTTCTGGCGGTGGACAGCAACGCGCCGGGGAGCAATCCAAGGGCTGCACTGTGCCTTCCTGGGCCCTCACAACACAACGGCACTCTATGTCCCCCATCCAGGGGACCTGATGGACTGCACAGTGCCACCTGAGCTGGCAAGCGAAGACAAGTGCAGGGTGGCTGGTACCAGTGTGGCTCCTGGgccccccgctctccccagcaAGATCATCCTGCTGGCACTTGTCTGCCATGCATGGTATTTTGCAAGGGGATGGGACACCTCCATGGCCACATTTTGA